A genomic region of Rhizomicrobium sp. contains the following coding sequences:
- a CDS encoding asparagine synthase-related protein: MSGICGIIRLDGRDAASADLERQTRRMAHLGPDRIGVSVEGPAALAHLMMRITREDRRDAQPLHHGDLSLVADVRLDNREELTALLALDIKDMPDSELVLAAWRRWGEACTEHLIGDFAFAVWDAHARTLTLVRDHMGQRHVFYTQGAGFFAFAAEIKGLWALPDVPRELNEQSVMRGLLMEEKEPGTTDYDNIRALPGGSILKLAADGTIATRRYWLPHAGPEHLAKDEAYYIATYRKVLAEAVQCRLRRATHAGGLFNGGGFDSSAICALSGAAVVPNGLKFVSACSVMPEDYRGTIHHARRWVEMCRRVMPHLEVRYVTRDGLDIFSFMEDGFLSFDGRHSPNRYVTHALFQEIRNAGGRIVMDGHGGDYTVNPRGQNALLRLLAKGRLRRFVSEFRATGRHMRLGPLRNFKRNVADRAIPHWVMRLRTRWRHGLALFGPTLPLSRAVKATHNAKARHGAGYRPSAPQGKSMVRTLCSQQNFPAQGYSIAGAQHGLEFTQPFHDKRVVEFGLAIPEDLYVKDGKTRWLARQALKDLYPPEYQDRLPGNDDMGPDFLIQAKRVEPLVLAEIDRMEQAGYLNRYFDFPRMRAMLTRRTADDHNSGSEFDTRQAQLAFIAARYIEWFRGDNRRGS; the protein is encoded by the coding sequence ATGAGCGGCATTTGCGGGATCATCCGGCTGGACGGGCGCGACGCGGCGTCCGCCGACCTGGAGCGCCAGACCCGGCGCATGGCCCATCTTGGGCCCGACCGGATCGGCGTCTCGGTGGAAGGCCCCGCGGCGCTGGCGCATCTGATGATGCGCATCACGCGCGAAGACCGACGGGATGCCCAGCCTTTGCATCACGGCGATCTCAGCCTGGTCGCCGATGTGCGGCTGGACAACCGCGAAGAACTGACGGCGTTGCTGGCTCTCGACATCAAGGACATGCCCGACAGCGAATTGGTGCTGGCGGCCTGGCGCAGATGGGGCGAGGCCTGCACCGAACATCTGATCGGCGATTTCGCTTTCGCGGTGTGGGACGCACACGCCCGCACGCTGACGCTGGTGCGCGACCATATGGGCCAGCGGCATGTCTTCTATACTCAGGGCGCCGGCTTCTTCGCCTTCGCCGCCGAGATCAAGGGCCTGTGGGCGCTGCCCGACGTGCCGCGCGAACTGAACGAACAAAGCGTGATGCGTGGCCTGTTGATGGAAGAGAAAGAGCCCGGCACCACCGACTATGACAACATTCGCGCCCTGCCCGGCGGTTCGATCCTGAAGCTTGCCGCCGACGGTACCATCGCCACGCGCCGCTATTGGCTGCCGCATGCCGGCCCCGAACATCTGGCCAAGGACGAAGCCTATTACATCGCCACCTATCGCAAGGTGCTGGCGGAAGCGGTGCAGTGTCGCCTGCGCCGCGCCACCCATGCCGGCGGGCTGTTCAATGGCGGCGGCTTCGATTCCAGCGCCATCTGCGCCCTGTCGGGCGCCGCGGTGGTGCCCAACGGGCTGAAATTCGTTTCCGCCTGCTCGGTGATGCCGGAGGACTACCGCGGCACCATCCACCATGCCCGCAGATGGGTGGAGATGTGCCGCCGCGTCATGCCGCATCTGGAGGTGCGCTACGTCACCCGCGACGGGCTCGATATCTTCAGCTTCATGGAAGACGGCTTTCTCAGCTTCGACGGCCGCCACAGCCCCAACCGCTATGTCACCCACGCCCTGTTCCAGGAGATCCGCAACGCCGGCGGCCGCATCGTGATGGACGGGCATGGCGGCGACTATACCGTCAATCCACGCGGCCAGAATGCACTGCTGCGCCTGCTGGCGAAGGGGCGGTTGCGCCGCTTCGTATCGGAATTCCGCGCCACCGGCCGGCACATGCGGCTGGGGCCGCTGCGAAACTTCAAGCGCAACGTCGCCGACCGCGCCATACCGCATTGGGTGATGCGGCTGCGCACGCGCTGGCGCCACGGTCTGGCGCTGTTCGGCCCGACCTTGCCGCTGTCGCGGGCCGTGAAGGCCACCCACAACGCCAAGGCCCGCCACGGCGCCGGATATCGCCCGTCCGCGCCGCAAGGCAAGAGCATGGTGCGCACCCTGTGCAGCCAGCAGAACTTCCCGGCCCAAGGCTATTCCATCGCCGGCGCCCAGCACGGGCTGGAATTCACCCAGCCCTTCCACGACAAGCGGGTGGTGGAATTCGGCCTGGCGATTCCGGAAGACCTGTACGTGAAGGACGGCAAGACGCGCTGGCTGGCGCGCCAGGCGCTGAAAGACCTGTATCCGCCGGAATACCAGGACCGGTTGCCCGGCAACGACGACATGGGGCCGGATTTCCTGATCCAGGCCAAGCGGGTCGAGCCGCTTGTGCTGGCGGAGATCGACCGCATGGAGCAGGCGGGATATCTGAACCGCTATTTCGATTTCCCGCGCATGCGCGCCATGCTGACCCGGCGCACGGCGGACGACCACAACTCAGGCAGCGAGTTCGACACGCGCCAAGCGCAACTGGCCTTCATCGCGGCGCGCTATATCGAATGGTTCCGCGGCGACAACCGCCGAGGCTCGTGA
- a CDS encoding sulfotransferase domain-containing protein: MTAPAGIVWLASFPKSGNTWFRIFLANLAAGENGPADINNLDERGGIASSRHEFEAATMLDSGLLSHDDIDGLRPHVYERIASEAKEQRWIKVHDAYTALPDGEPMLGRSARAAIYLVRDPRDVAVSLSHHNNTDIDGAIAMMNDSSSAFSRKSKGLPQQLRQKLLGWSGHAASWIDQTDVPVHVVRYEALRADPMTHFSAALAFAERPAAADDIACAIRHADFSELQRQESEKGFAERQSRSAPFFRSGRVGGWQDVLSTEQVARIEEAHAPLMHRLGYSMLGR, encoded by the coding sequence GTGACCGCGCCCGCGGGGATCGTCTGGCTGGCCTCCTTTCCCAAATCCGGCAACACCTGGTTTCGGATTTTCCTGGCCAACCTCGCCGCCGGCGAGAACGGCCCCGCCGACATCAACAACCTGGACGAGCGCGGCGGCATCGCCAGCAGCCGCCATGAATTCGAAGCCGCCACCATGCTGGATTCTGGCCTGCTGTCGCATGACGATATCGACGGCTTGCGGCCGCATGTCTATGAGCGCATCGCCAGCGAAGCCAAGGAGCAGCGCTGGATCAAGGTGCATGATGCCTATACCGCGCTGCCGGATGGCGAGCCGATGCTGGGACGCAGCGCGCGCGCCGCGATCTATCTGGTGCGCGATCCCCGCGATGTGGCGGTGTCGCTGTCGCATCACAACAACACCGACATCGACGGCGCCATCGCCATGATGAACGATTCCAGCAGCGCCTTCAGCCGAAAGTCCAAGGGCCTGCCGCAGCAATTGCGCCAGAAGCTGCTGGGCTGGAGCGGCCATGCCGCAAGCTGGATCGACCAGACGGACGTGCCCGTGCATGTCGTGCGGTATGAGGCGCTGCGTGCCGATCCGATGACGCATTTCAGCGCCGCGCTGGCCTTTGCGGAGCGCCCCGCCGCCGCCGACGACATCGCGTGTGCCATCCGCCATGCGGATTTCTCTGAACTACAGCGCCAGGAAAGCGAGAAAGGTTTTGCCGAACGCCAGTCGCGCAGCGCGCCCTTCTTCCGCTCCGGTCGTGTCGGCGGCTGGCAGGACGTTCTCAGCACCGAACAGGTAGCCCGTATAGAGGAGGCGCATGCACCGCTGATGCACCGGTTGGGTTATTCGATGCTCGGAAGGTGA
- a CDS encoding putative 2OG-Fe(II) oxygenase has product MKRYTTQWLLFDMQWLPEFGGAKARVAAALARKAIDNMPDDEGRWLVLGRALILLGEFRDAASHLRDAIAILPRSEELRLLLIDVLVAQGLLEEALPHAEAALAIAPNNPRAKRFCLELLISLEHWDRIDANSEAVAALLSSNPRLLQVQAKNLGPMGTLELCNSMLAENSAHTHAKYLKAFALGALHRMDEARDLMALDKLVEISDLPVPSGYADDRSFRDALAAEILANPMLADDPRGKSTRDGRQTRQLRQPNAIAVEALIVGIKKAVETRGERPKAAHDGFSAGRPPMARLDIWAVINGRDGRQAPHGHPGGWISGVYYVDAPRLPGENAYRGALIVGAIDTKQHGFEPPWGTRAIEPVPGRLVLFPSYVPHATEPTGIDGTRISVAFDVVPIR; this is encoded by the coding sequence TTGAAGCGCTACACCACGCAGTGGTTGCTATTTGATATGCAATGGCTACCAGAATTCGGCGGAGCGAAAGCGCGGGTCGCAGCGGCGCTGGCCCGCAAAGCAATCGATAACATGCCGGACGATGAAGGACGCTGGCTGGTTCTCGGCCGCGCGCTTATTCTCCTCGGCGAATTCCGCGACGCGGCCTCCCATCTGCGCGATGCGATTGCGATCTTGCCGCGGTCGGAGGAACTTCGGCTCCTGCTCATCGACGTGCTAGTTGCGCAAGGCCTGCTTGAGGAAGCCCTGCCGCATGCAGAGGCGGCGCTTGCGATTGCGCCGAACAATCCCCGCGCGAAGCGTTTCTGTTTGGAGTTGCTGATATCATTGGAACACTGGGACAGGATTGATGCCAATTCCGAAGCCGTCGCGGCACTTCTGTCGTCGAACCCTCGACTATTGCAGGTCCAGGCAAAAAACTTGGGCCCGATGGGAACTCTTGAGTTGTGCAATTCGATGCTCGCGGAGAATTCCGCGCATACACATGCAAAGTACCTGAAGGCATTCGCGCTTGGCGCGCTCCACCGCATGGACGAAGCAAGGGATTTGATGGCACTCGACAAGCTCGTCGAAATATCCGACTTGCCGGTGCCTTCCGGCTATGCGGACGACCGCTCTTTTCGTGACGCGCTTGCGGCGGAGATTCTCGCCAATCCCATGCTTGCCGACGACCCGCGAGGCAAGTCCACGCGCGATGGTCGGCAGACAAGGCAGCTTCGGCAACCCAACGCCATTGCCGTCGAGGCTCTCATCGTCGGGATCAAAAAAGCCGTGGAGACCCGCGGAGAGCGCCCAAAGGCCGCCCATGACGGGTTTTCCGCCGGACGCCCGCCAATGGCGCGCCTCGATATCTGGGCCGTTATCAACGGTCGCGACGGGCGACAAGCACCTCACGGTCATCCGGGCGGGTGGATCAGCGGCGTTTATTACGTCGATGCGCCTCGGCTTCCCGGTGAAAACGCCTATCGCGGCGCGTTGATCGTCGGCGCCATCGACACCAAGCAACATGGTTTCGAGCCGCCCTGGGGCACGCGTGCGATCGAACCCGTGCCGGGCCGGCTGGTGCTATTTCCCTCCTACGTACCACACGCAACCGAGCCCACCGGCATCGACGGTACGCGCATCAGCGTCGCTTTCGACGTCGTTCCGATTCGATAG
- a CDS encoding lasso peptide biosynthesis B2 protein: MSIRRKLASFRRLPGRDRMMVCEAAVILGIARVLVLTRPFRALVPWLSRSPDSGSADALLIRRVRRAVTIAARNVPWNAVCLPQAMAAKAMLARRGHGSAFHLGATIENEKVSAHAWLTTGAVVVVGAKGLPGMSHMAQFG; this comes from the coding sequence ATGTCGATCCGGCGTAAGCTCGCATCCTTCCGCCGCCTTCCCGGCCGCGACCGGATGATGGTCTGCGAGGCGGCGGTGATTCTGGGCATCGCACGGGTGCTTGTGCTGACGCGACCCTTCCGCGCCCTGGTGCCCTGGCTGTCACGTTCGCCCGATAGCGGCAGCGCCGACGCCTTGCTGATCCGCCGCGTGCGCCGCGCCGTCACCATCGCGGCGCGCAATGTGCCGTGGAATGCCGTCTGCTTGCCCCAGGCGATGGCCGCCAAGGCGATGCTGGCGCGGCGCGGCCATGGCTCGGCGTTTCACCTCGGCGCGACCATCGAGAATGAGAAGGTCAGCGCCCACGCCTGGCTGACGACCGGCGCCGTGGTGGTCGTGGGCGCCAAGGGCTTGCCGGGCATGTCGCATATGGCGCAGTTCGGTTAG
- a CDS encoding TetR family transcriptional regulator — MPGIFAAVAEAAGLAKSLVSHHFSTREQLVRDAARLLVAGVQDDLASLSARLDGLAAELRAPVEISAYIVEHLVTGPAQSGTALLEFASLALTEAHYREIFLQLIAQIGTVFPNGSRPEREKHLMAFVVGELLAHCPQRCGPIALAGLRKRLGWFMTAEDTDQARWLSRLLVVLESGGAVDGGQVPPGVPAGLVWDRSHGPSEPTERRAAIVSAALEVLAESDAASVTHRKIAERAEVPLAATTYHFASKMAILEAAYQRIIEVAMAESRRLSDIAMGGGERSFQHHIAMMLDFYASDGLRSTLAHFHLALSACRNDGLAAFAVRAHDTEVELLRASARQLGITLDRNLAQAVTSLVGGTLLFRMLGYR; from the coding sequence GTGCCCGGCATTTTCGCCGCCGTCGCCGAGGCCGCCGGCCTGGCGAAATCGCTCGTGTCGCATCACTTCTCGACGCGGGAGCAGCTCGTTCGAGACGCCGCGCGGCTGCTCGTCGCCGGCGTGCAGGACGATCTCGCATCGCTTTCCGCCAGACTGGACGGGCTTGCAGCGGAGCTTCGCGCGCCCGTGGAAATATCCGCCTACATCGTCGAACATCTCGTGACGGGTCCGGCGCAGTCCGGCACCGCCTTGCTCGAGTTCGCCTCGCTGGCGCTGACGGAAGCCCATTACCGCGAGATTTTCCTGCAATTGATCGCGCAGATCGGGACGGTGTTTCCAAACGGCAGTCGCCCCGAGCGCGAGAAGCATCTCATGGCGTTCGTCGTCGGCGAGCTGCTCGCCCATTGTCCGCAGCGATGCGGCCCGATCGCCCTGGCGGGCCTGCGCAAGCGCCTCGGCTGGTTCATGACAGCGGAAGATACCGACCAGGCGCGCTGGCTGTCGCGACTGCTCGTCGTGCTCGAGAGCGGCGGAGCCGTGGACGGCGGCCAAGTCCCACCGGGCGTGCCGGCCGGCCTGGTCTGGGATCGAAGCCATGGGCCGAGCGAGCCGACCGAGCGGCGTGCGGCGATCGTCTCCGCGGCGCTCGAGGTCCTGGCGGAGAGCGACGCCGCCAGCGTCACCCATCGCAAGATCGCCGAGCGCGCCGAGGTGCCGCTTGCCGCCACCACCTATCATTTCGCGTCGAAGATGGCGATTCTCGAAGCGGCCTACCAACGGATCATCGAGGTTGCGATGGCGGAGTCCAGGCGACTCTCGGATATTGCGATGGGCGGGGGTGAACGATCATTCCAGCACCACATCGCGATGATGCTCGACTTCTATGCCTCGGACGGACTGCGGAGCACGCTGGCGCATTTTCATCTTGCCCTGTCGGCCTGCCGCAATGACGGCCTCGCCGCCTTCGCCGTCCGTGCGCACGATACCGAAGTCGAATTGCTACGGGCCAGCGCGCGACAGCTTGGCATCACGCTGGATCGAAATCTGGCGCAGGCCGTCACATCGCTGGTGGGCGGGACCCTTCTGTTCAGGATGTTGGGATACCGCTGA
- a CDS encoding PqqD family protein, which produces MAVTLDTPLRRSDDVLYTPVGSDRGVFLNMKANRYHSLNAVGARAWELLETPQTVAQLCERITDEFDVDAATCRTAMTEFVGQLMDRGILHVDPA; this is translated from the coding sequence ATGGCAGTCACATTGGATACGCCGCTGCGCCGCAGTGACGACGTTCTGTACACGCCGGTCGGCAGCGACCGCGGTGTCTTCCTGAACATGAAGGCCAACCGCTATCACAGCCTCAACGCGGTGGGCGCGCGGGCCTGGGAATTGCTGGAGACGCCGCAGACCGTGGCCCAGCTTTGCGAACGCATCACGGACGAATTCGATGTTGATGCCGCAACCTGCCGGACGGCGATGACGGAATTCGTCGGCCAGCTCATGGATCGTGGAATTCTGCATGTCGATCCGGCGTAA